From Pseudomonas hefeiensis, one genomic window encodes:
- a CDS encoding NRAMP family divalent metal transporter translates to MTQTAQDFTKTRRSSLIAAVFMMATSAIGPGFITQTATFTAKMGAAFAFGILASILIDFVVQLNVWRIVTLTRMRAADVANKAIPGSGYLLAVLVIFGGLVFNVGNIAGAGLGLNALLGLDAKWGGGLSALLAIGIFLSHRAGLAIDRLIVVLGLVMIGLTVFVAFASNPPLGEALYQTVLPDQINFATITTIVGGTVGGYITYAGAHRLLDRGTTGVENLQAVTKAALGGIMVTGLMRYILFLAILGVVASGVVIDTSGQSANPAAQAFQAAAGQFGLRVFGLILWAASITSVIGAAYTSISFITVFKPDITEQGRNRATTVFIALSLLIFVLMGTAPAALLLFAGGFNGLILPIGLSIFIYVGWRRSDLMDGYHYPRWLLVLGALTCLLTWYMAIKSVGPIFAFLNVA, encoded by the coding sequence GTGACACAGACCGCTCAAGATTTTACAAAGACGCGACGCTCTTCCCTGATCGCAGCAGTTTTCATGATGGCGACTTCCGCCATCGGCCCTGGGTTCATCACCCAGACCGCCACGTTCACGGCCAAGATGGGTGCGGCATTTGCGTTCGGTATTCTGGCGTCGATTCTGATCGACTTCGTGGTTCAACTGAACGTCTGGCGTATCGTCACCCTGACCCGAATGCGTGCCGCAGACGTGGCCAACAAAGCCATTCCAGGCAGTGGTTACCTGCTGGCGGTGCTGGTGATCTTCGGCGGGCTGGTGTTCAACGTCGGCAACATCGCCGGTGCCGGGCTGGGTCTGAATGCGCTGTTGGGGCTTGATGCAAAATGGGGCGGTGGCCTCAGCGCCCTGCTGGCCATTGGCATCTTCCTCTCCCATCGCGCCGGATTGGCCATCGACCGACTGATTGTCGTGCTGGGTCTGGTGATGATTGGCCTGACGGTATTCGTGGCCTTTGCCTCTAACCCGCCACTGGGTGAAGCCCTCTACCAGACCGTACTTCCGGACCAGATCAACTTCGCCACCATTACGACCATTGTCGGCGGCACAGTCGGTGGTTACATCACCTACGCAGGGGCTCACAGACTGCTGGATCGCGGTACTACCGGGGTAGAAAATCTCCAGGCAGTGACCAAAGCAGCCCTGGGCGGCATCATGGTCACCGGCCTCATGCGCTACATCCTGTTTCTCGCCATCCTCGGTGTTGTTGCCAGCGGCGTAGTCATCGACACCTCGGGGCAGAGCGCCAATCCGGCCGCACAAGCCTTCCAGGCAGCGGCCGGGCAGTTCGGCCTTCGTGTCTTCGGTCTCATCCTCTGGGCCGCCAGTATCACCAGCGTGATCGGCGCCGCTTACACCTCCATTTCGTTTATCACCGTATTCAAGCCGGACATCACTGAGCAGGGTCGCAACCGCGCCACCACCGTGTTCATCGCCCTATCGCTGCTGATCTTTGTGCTGATGGGAACGGCTCCTGCCGCACTGCTGCTCTTCGCGGGCGGTTTCAATGGCCTGATACTGCCAATCGGCCTGAGCATCTTTATCTACGTCGGCTGGCGCCGGTCCGACCTCATGGACGGTTACCATTACCCACGCTGGTTGCTGGTGCTGGGCGCCCTGACCTGCCTGCTGACCTGGTACATGGCAATCAAATCCGTTGGGCCGATCTTCGCCTTCCTCAACGTTGCCTGA
- a CDS encoding alpha/beta hydrolase — MKWGVLLSLMLCCTFAQADEQGVNVVAQGRLQLKGGAMVVGVSPPPASIQRVLIILHGRRRNAQTYLHSAEKAAAHAGQLTTTLIIAPQFLNEHDVARHQLPNDLLRWQGNDWMAGGLSTGPKAVSSFQVIDDIVARVSDRQQFPEVKEIVIAGHSGGAQVAQRYALLARGQPRIAPRFVIANPSSYAYFDAQRPMAFDPAGCPGFNHWKYGLQNLPAYAAGQTPAQLEDKYIKRDMVYLLGQQDINPEHPALDKGCEAQTQGPYRLLRGQFFFDYLTRRHPQGLNQRLIEVPGVGHDGDGMFNSPEGLKVLFGQ, encoded by the coding sequence ATGAAGTGGGGCGTCCTCCTCAGCCTGATGCTGTGCTGCACCTTTGCCCAGGCAGACGAACAGGGCGTGAACGTGGTCGCTCAAGGGCGACTGCAACTCAAGGGCGGGGCCATGGTAGTCGGCGTGAGTCCGCCCCCGGCGTCTATCCAGCGCGTGTTGATCATCCTCCATGGCCGGCGGCGCAACGCCCAGACGTATCTGCACAGTGCTGAAAAGGCCGCCGCACACGCCGGTCAACTGACCACGACCCTGATCATCGCCCCCCAGTTTCTCAACGAACATGACGTTGCCCGCCATCAGTTGCCCAATGACCTGTTGCGCTGGCAGGGCAACGACTGGATGGCCGGCGGCTTATCCACGGGGCCCAAGGCGGTCAGTTCCTTTCAGGTCATCGACGACATCGTCGCCCGGGTCAGTGACCGGCAGCAGTTTCCCGAGGTGAAAGAGATCGTCATCGCAGGCCATTCCGGCGGCGCACAGGTCGCGCAGCGCTACGCCTTGCTCGCGCGCGGCCAACCCCGGATCGCACCGAGATTTGTCATCGCCAACCCGTCCTCCTATGCCTATTTCGATGCGCAGCGCCCCATGGCCTTCGACCCGGCCGGTTGTCCCGGTTTCAACCACTGGAAGTACGGCCTGCAGAACCTGCCCGCGTATGCAGCCGGACAAACGCCCGCCCAATTGGAAGACAAGTACATCAAGCGCGACATGGTCTATCTGCTTGGGCAACAGGACATCAACCCGGAGCACCCGGCGCTGGACAAAGGCTGTGAAGCGCAGACCCAAGGGCCGTATCGGTTACTGCGCGGGCAGTTCTTTTTTGACTACCTGACCCGGCGTCATCCCCAAGGGCTGAACCAGCGGCTGATCGAAGTGCCCGGGGTCGGGCATGATGGGGATGGGATGTTCAATTCCCCTGAGGGGCTGAAGGTGTTGTTCGGTCAGTGA
- the ypfJ gene encoding KPN_02809 family neutral zinc metallopeptidase, which yields MLWKKGRRSDNVVDARGDGGGGGGMRFGGGKGLSLTAIVLIVGIGWITGQDPMQILGQLAGQMDQTSAPASSQTRQAPPANDEQAEFVRSILGDTEDTWGQVFQQAGRQYQQPKLVLFSGRVNSACGLASSATGPFYCPADKQVYLDMSFFQEMSQRFSAAGDFAQAYVIAHEVGHHVQTLLGVSAKIQEARRQGRQMEGDGGLLVRQELQADCLAGVWANHAQKRLNWLEPGDVEEALTAANAIGDDRLQQQGQGRVVPDSFTHGTSAQRVRWFKTGFAQGQVSQCDTFAAKNL from the coding sequence ATGTTATGGAAAAAAGGTCGCCGCAGTGACAACGTGGTGGACGCCCGCGGGGACGGTGGGGGCGGCGGCGGGATGCGTTTCGGCGGCGGCAAGGGACTGAGCCTGACGGCCATTGTCCTGATCGTCGGCATCGGCTGGATCACCGGGCAGGACCCCATGCAGATTCTTGGGCAACTGGCCGGGCAGATGGACCAGACCTCGGCCCCCGCCTCCTCCCAAACCCGGCAGGCACCGCCCGCGAACGATGAACAGGCCGAGTTTGTGCGCTCGATCCTCGGTGATACTGAAGACACTTGGGGCCAGGTCTTCCAGCAAGCCGGGCGTCAGTACCAGCAACCCAAACTGGTACTGTTCAGCGGTCGGGTCAACTCGGCGTGCGGCCTCGCTTCATCAGCCACGGGCCCGTTCTATTGCCCGGCCGATAAACAGGTCTACCTGGACATGAGTTTTTTCCAGGAAATGTCCCAACGGTTCTCCGCCGCTGGGGATTTCGCCCAAGCCTACGTCATCGCCCATGAAGTCGGGCATCACGTCCAGACACTGCTCGGCGTGTCGGCAAAAATCCAGGAGGCTCGCCGCCAGGGTCGCCAGATGGAAGGCGATGGTGGTTTGCTGGTACGCCAGGAATTACAGGCCGATTGTCTGGCGGGCGTCTGGGCCAACCATGCGCAGAAGCGCCTGAACTGGCTGGAGCCGGGGGACGTCGAAGAGGCCTTGACCGCCGCCAACGCCATCGGTGATGACCGTTTGCAGCAGCAAGGCCAGGGCCGGGTGGTGCCGGACTCCTTTACCCACGGCACCTCGGCGCAACGGGTTCGCTGGTTCAAGACCGGGTTCGCCCAGGGTCAGGTCAGCCAATGCGACACCTTCGCGGCGAAAAATCTGTAA
- a CDS encoding DMT family transporter, translating into MTVSTPLSGVNQAFKGILLILCATFLFSSHDALSKYLSGFYPIIMVVWARYVVHTLLMAGIFLPRSGLRVLRTKRPLWQLARALCLLGTSLFFTTALLYIPLAEATAVNFLAPVLVTALSVPLLGEHVTRGQWIAVIFGFIGVLIIVHPGGDLFTPAVLLPFCSALFFCFYQLLTRKLSEIDSPTTSNFFAGLCNTLVMSALVPFFWQVPSLTHGAMMLALGACGMTAHLMLTQAFRFAAPALLAPFGYCQIVFAGLLGWLLFSHTPTLTTVVGIALICLSGLAAAWQQRRS; encoded by the coding sequence ATGACCGTCAGCACCCCGCTTTCCGGCGTCAATCAGGCCTTCAAGGGCATCCTGTTGATACTCTGCGCGACGTTCCTGTTTTCCAGCCATGACGCCTTGTCCAAATACCTTTCAGGGTTCTATCCGATCATCATGGTGGTGTGGGCGCGTTATGTGGTGCACACGCTGTTGATGGCGGGGATTTTCCTGCCGCGTTCGGGGCTGCGGGTGCTGCGTACCAAGCGTCCGTTATGGCAGTTGGCGCGTGCGTTGTGCCTGTTGGGTACCAGCCTGTTTTTCACCACGGCGCTGCTGTACATCCCTCTGGCGGAGGCGACCGCGGTCAACTTCCTGGCGCCCGTGCTGGTCACTGCATTGTCGGTGCCTTTGCTGGGCGAACACGTGACGCGCGGCCAGTGGATCGCAGTGATCTTCGGCTTTATCGGGGTGTTGATCATTGTCCACCCGGGCGGCGACCTGTTCACGCCAGCGGTGTTGTTGCCGTTCTGTTCGGCGCTGTTTTTCTGTTTCTATCAACTGCTCACGCGCAAACTCAGCGAGATCGACAGCCCCACCACCAGCAATTTCTTCGCCGGGCTGTGCAACACCTTGGTGATGAGCGCGCTGGTGCCGTTCTTCTGGCAAGTGCCCAGCCTGACGCATGGGGCAATGATGCTTGCGCTGGGGGCGTGCGGGATGACGGCGCACCTGATGCTGACCCAGGCCTTCCGCTTCGCCGCCCCGGCGCTGCTTGCGCCCTTCGGGTATTGCCAGATTGTGTTTGCCGGGCTGCTGGGCTGGTTGCTGTTCAGCCATACGCCGACGCTGACCACGGTGGTTGGTATCGCTCTGATTTGCTTGAGTGGGTTGGCGGCAGCCTGGCAACAGCGGCGCAGCTAA
- a CDS encoding HAD family hydrolase, protein MSLADVRHWVFDMDGTLTIAVHDFAAIRVALAIPAEDDILTHLAALPADEAAAKHAWLLEHERDLALGSRPAPGAVELVRELAGRGYRLGILTRNARELAHVTLQAIGLADCFAVEDVLGRDEAPPKPHPGGLLKLAEAWSVAPEAMVMVGDYRFDLDCGRAAGARTVLVNLPDNPWPELADWHARDCLALRRMLSA, encoded by the coding sequence ATGAGCCTGGCTGATGTGCGGCACTGGGTGTTCGACATGGACGGTACGCTGACCATCGCCGTGCATGATTTTGCGGCAATCCGCGTGGCCCTGGCGATCCCCGCCGAAGACGACATTCTGACCCACCTGGCGGCGTTGCCCGCCGACGAAGCCGCAGCCAAGCATGCCTGGTTGCTGGAACACGAGCGGGACCTGGCGCTCGGCTCCAGGCCTGCGCCGGGGGCGGTTGAGCTGGTGCGCGAGCTGGCGGGGCGGGGTTATCGCCTGGGGATCCTGACGCGTAACGCCCGGGAGCTGGCCCACGTGACCCTGCAAGCTATCGGCCTGGCAGACTGTTTCGCCGTGGAGGATGTGCTGGGCCGTGACGAAGCGCCGCCCAAGCCCCATCCAGGCGGCCTGTTGAAACTGGCCGAGGCCTGGAGTGTGGCGCCCGAGGCGATGGTGATGGTGGGCGATTACCGTTTCGACCTGGACTGCGGCCGTGCGGCGGGCGCGCGGACGGTATTGGTGAACCTGCCGGACAATCCGTGGCCGGAACTGGCTGACTGGCATGCGCGTGATTGCCTCGCGTTGCGCCGGATGCTTTCGGCTTGA
- a CDS encoding LamB/YcsF family protein — protein MPTIDINSDLGESFGAWRMGDDAAMLDVVTSANVACGFHAGDPAGILRTLKAAVAKNVTIGAHVAYPDKVGFGRRNMDVASDELTADVIYQIGALQGLAKAAGTCVRYVKPHGALYNTIAHDRRQALAVIEAIRAVDANLILVALAGSSLIELARNEGLQCVAEAFADRAYTPQGTLVSRREPGAVLHDPQLVAQRMLRLVEDSTLEAIDGSLTRIQADSICVHGDSPAAVEMARELRRVLEQANMSLLPFAGARP, from the coding sequence ATGCCAACGATAGATATCAACAGCGACCTGGGCGAAAGCTTTGGCGCCTGGCGCATGGGCGACGATGCCGCGATGCTCGATGTCGTGACCAGCGCCAATGTCGCCTGCGGTTTTCACGCCGGTGACCCGGCCGGCATCCTGCGAACACTGAAAGCGGCGGTGGCAAAAAATGTCACCATTGGCGCCCATGTCGCTTACCCGGACAAAGTGGGCTTTGGCCGACGAAACATGGACGTGGCCAGCGATGAGCTGACTGCCGATGTGATCTACCAGATCGGCGCGCTGCAGGGCCTGGCCAAGGCCGCCGGCACCTGCGTGCGCTATGTGAAGCCCCATGGCGCCTTGTACAACACCATTGCTCACGATCGCCGTCAGGCACTGGCGGTGATCGAAGCCATCCGCGCGGTCGACGCCAACCTCATATTGGTTGCCCTGGCAGGCTCAAGCCTGATTGAACTGGCCCGTAACGAGGGTTTGCAGTGTGTCGCCGAAGCCTTCGCTGACCGCGCCTATACGCCACAGGGCACCCTCGTCTCTCGCCGCGAGCCCGGGGCCGTACTGCATGATCCCCAACTCGTGGCCCAACGTATGCTGCGTCTCGTTGAAGACAGCACCCTGGAAGCCATCGATGGCAGCTTGACCCGCATCCAGGCCGACTCGATCTGTGTCCATGGCGACAGCCCGGCAGCGGTAGAAATGGCCCGCGAGCTGCGCCGCGTACTGGAACAGGCAAACATGTCCTTGCTGCCCTTTGCCGGAGCTCGCCCATGA
- a CDS encoding GNAT family N-acetyltransferase, translating to MEPILELESARLILRQWRDADLPEFAAMSADAQVMRYFPGPLSRLESAALIGRVRGHFAEHGFGLWALQRKDTGAFIGFTGLGVVGFDAHFTPAIEIGWRLAREHWGLGYASEAAWTALRCAFDRLGLDEVVAFAAADNLPSQKVMQAIGMHHDPADDFEHPKLAVGHPLRQHVLYRINREQWLQTLHG from the coding sequence ATGGAGCCGATACTGGAACTGGAAAGCGCGCGGCTGATACTGCGGCAGTGGCGCGACGCGGACTTGCCGGAGTTTGCCGCCATGTCTGCCGATGCGCAGGTGATGCGTTATTTTCCGGGGCCTTTGAGTCGCCTGGAAAGCGCCGCACTGATCGGGCGCGTGCGTGGGCATTTTGCCGAACATGGTTTCGGTTTGTGGGCCCTGCAGCGCAAGGACACCGGGGCCTTCATCGGCTTTACCGGCTTGGGCGTGGTCGGGTTCGACGCGCACTTCACTCCGGCGATCGAGATCGGCTGGCGTCTGGCCCGGGAGCACTGGGGCCTGGGCTATGCCAGCGAAGCGGCATGGACGGCCCTGCGCTGTGCCTTCGATCGCCTGGGGCTGGATGAGGTGGTGGCGTTCGCCGCCGCCGATAACCTGCCCTCGCAAAAGGTCATGCAAGCCATCGGCATGCATCATGATCCGGCCGATGACTTCGAACACCCAAAGCTCGCGGTCGGTCATCCATTGCGTCAACATGTGCTCTATCGCATCAACCGTGAGCAGTGGCTACAGACCCTGCACGGTTAG
- a CDS encoding GntR family transcriptional regulator, with protein MNDVSPSLPRSLGESITQEVRRMLVEGELVPGQRLSEAALAESLQISRNTLREAFRVLTREGLLKHEPNRGVSVAVPDMASIIDIYRVRRFIECKAIAQGYPLHPGALHMREAVEAGMRAREAKDWKAVGTANMMFHKAIVELADSPRLVVFYGQISAELRLAFGLLKDPQFLHMPYVDMNVSILRCIEEGQSEEATRLLEAYLVQSERTVLAAYERSLNR; from the coding sequence ATGAACGACGTTTCACCTTCCCTTCCTCGCTCGCTGGGAGAATCCATCACCCAGGAAGTCCGCAGAATGCTGGTCGAAGGTGAACTGGTTCCGGGCCAACGGTTGTCCGAAGCGGCGCTGGCCGAAAGCCTGCAGATTTCCCGCAATACCTTGAGGGAAGCGTTCAGGGTCCTGACTCGCGAGGGGTTGCTCAAGCATGAACCCAATCGCGGGGTGAGCGTGGCGGTACCCGACATGGCGTCGATCATCGACATCTATCGTGTACGCCGCTTTATCGAATGCAAGGCCATTGCCCAGGGCTACCCGCTGCATCCGGGAGCGTTGCATATGCGCGAAGCGGTGGAGGCGGGCATGCGAGCGCGTGAAGCCAAGGACTGGAAGGCTGTCGGCACCGCCAACATGATGTTCCACAAGGCTATTGTCGAACTGGCCGACAGCCCGCGATTGGTGGTGTTCTACGGTCAGATATCAGCCGAGCTGCGGCTGGCGTTCGGGTTGCTCAAAGATCCGCAGTTCCTGCATATGCCCTATGTCGATATGAACGTTTCAATCCTGCGCTGTATCGAAGAAGGACAATCAGAGGAGGCCACCCGACTGCTCGAAGCCTATCTGGTGCAGTCGGAGCGCACTGTTCTGGCCGCTTACGAGCGCAGTCTGAACCGGTAG
- a CDS encoding MFS transporter: MIPSQSSRLPPVLGATNAGVGDKIRGALAVGKTRWGMLALVFFATTLNYIDRAALGVMQPILAKEMSWTAMDYANINFWFQVGYAIGFVLQGRLIDRVGVKRVFFCAVLLWSLATGAHGLATSAVGFMVCRFILGLTEAANYPACVKTTRLWFPAGERAVATGIFNAGTNVGAMFTPMLLPLVLQVWGWQAAFLCMAALGGIWLVFWGLKYFNPEDHPSVKQSELDYIQAQDEPDQVRVPFSRILRMRGTWAFALAYSITAPVFWFYLYWLPPFLNQQYNLGINVTQMGIPLIIIYLTADFGSVGGGILSSFLIGRGLNPIKARLISMLLFACCIIGVIMAAGTSNLWMAVFAISLAIGAHQAWTANIWSLVMDYTPKHMMSTVFGFGGMCAAIGGMFMTQLVGHILTVTNNNYTVLFTLIPAMYFIALVWMYFMAPRKVPTLES; this comes from the coding sequence ATGATTCCTTCCCAAAGCTCCCGCCTGCCCCCCGTCCTGGGTGCCACGAACGCTGGCGTCGGTGACAAGATCCGCGGCGCCCTGGCCGTGGGCAAGACCCGTTGGGGCATGCTCGCCCTGGTGTTTTTCGCCACCACCCTGAACTACATCGACCGCGCCGCACTGGGCGTGATGCAGCCCATTCTCGCCAAGGAAATGAGCTGGACGGCGATGGATTACGCCAACATCAACTTCTGGTTCCAGGTTGGCTATGCCATCGGTTTCGTGCTGCAAGGCCGACTGATCGACCGGGTCGGCGTCAAGCGCGTGTTCTTCTGTGCCGTGCTGCTCTGGAGCCTGGCGACCGGCGCCCATGGCCTGGCCACGTCGGCGGTGGGCTTCATGGTCTGCCGCTTTATTCTGGGTCTGACCGAAGCGGCGAACTACCCGGCCTGCGTGAAGACCACGCGGCTATGGTTCCCGGCCGGTGAGCGGGCCGTGGCGACCGGTATTTTCAACGCCGGGACCAACGTTGGCGCGATGTTCACGCCAATGTTGCTGCCACTGGTCCTGCAGGTATGGGGCTGGCAGGCTGCGTTCCTGTGCATGGCCGCGCTGGGCGGGATCTGGCTGGTGTTCTGGGGCCTGAAATACTTCAACCCGGAGGATCATCCCAGCGTCAAACAGTCGGAACTGGACTACATCCAGGCCCAGGACGAACCCGATCAGGTCCGCGTGCCCTTCTCCCGTATCCTGCGCATGCGCGGCACCTGGGCGTTCGCCCTGGCCTACTCGATCACCGCACCGGTGTTCTGGTTCTACCTCTACTGGTTGCCGCCGTTCCTGAACCAGCAATACAACCTGGGCATCAACGTGACCCAGATGGGCATCCCGCTGATCATCATCTACCTCACCGCCGATTTCGGCAGCGTGGGCGGCGGGATTCTGTCTTCATTCCTGATCGGCCGCGGCCTGAACCCGATCAAGGCACGGCTGATTTCCATGTTGCTGTTCGCCTGCTGCATCATCGGCGTGATCATGGCTGCCGGCACAAGCAACCTGTGGATGGCAGTGTTTGCCATTTCCCTGGCCATCGGCGCGCACCAGGCCTGGACCGCCAATATCTGGAGCCTGGTGATGGACTACACGCCCAAGCACATGATGAGTACGGTGTTCGGCTTCGGCGGCATGTGCGCCGCCATTGGCGGGATGTTCATGACCCAGTTGGTGGGCCACATCCTCACGGTGACCAACAATAACTACACCGTACTGTTCACCCTGATCCCGGCGATGTACTTCATTGCTCTGGTCTGGATGTACTTCATGGCACCGCGCAAGGTTCCGACGCTGGAAAGCTGA
- a CDS encoding IclR family transcriptional regulator: MAGSQIERVFNVLESLASDPHGWALQGLAEQLQIPKSATHRLLAELTRLGYVRQNPENLRYHLSTRLVALGFRYLSRSGADIVQPVLDRLARESGELVRLGVIEGDRQTWIAKSQGARSGLRYDPDMGREAPLVYTASGHAWLACMSDAEALSLVDRQALQMPADVGPNAPRNSVELLQYLRQAREQGYACVEESSAVGTSAIAAVVRHPLDGRVLGVLSIAGPTARMTRSRLHELAPTLLAFTEELSHASQASELFS, translated from the coding sequence ATGGCCGGCAGTCAAATCGAACGGGTTTTCAATGTGCTGGAAAGCCTCGCCAGCGATCCCCACGGCTGGGCTCTGCAGGGGTTGGCCGAACAATTACAGATTCCCAAGAGCGCCACGCACCGCTTGCTTGCTGAACTGACGCGCCTGGGTTACGTGCGCCAGAATCCCGAGAACCTGCGTTATCACTTATCGACCCGACTGGTCGCCTTGGGCTTTCGCTACCTGTCGCGCAGTGGTGCCGACATCGTGCAGCCGGTGCTCGATCGCCTGGCTCGGGAAAGCGGTGAACTGGTACGCCTGGGCGTGATCGAGGGTGATCGCCAGACCTGGATTGCCAAGTCCCAGGGCGCCCGGTCCGGGTTGCGTTACGACCCCGACATGGGCCGCGAGGCGCCGTTGGTCTATACCGCCTCGGGCCATGCCTGGCTGGCGTGCATGAGCGACGCCGAGGCGCTGTCGCTGGTGGACCGCCAGGCCCTGCAAATGCCGGCGGACGTGGGACCCAACGCACCGCGCAACAGCGTTGAATTGCTTCAATACCTGCGCCAGGCCCGTGAGCAGGGCTATGCCTGTGTCGAGGAAAGTTCGGCGGTCGGCACCTCAGCCATTGCTGCCGTGGTGCGTCATCCACTGGATGGCCGGGTCTTGGGCGTGCTCAGTATTGCCGGGCCCACCGCTCGGATGACGCGATCGAGGCTGCATGAGCTGGCGCCGACCCTGCTTGCGTTTACCGAGGAATTGTCACACGCCAGCCAGGCATCGGAGTTGTTCAGCTGA
- a CDS encoding putative hydro-lyase produces MRAFDLARQVAIAAARDARTTYRNGLVAPTAGIAPGMTQANLIALPRAWAYDFLLYAQRNPKACPILDVSDAGSPSTLLAEGADLRTDIPLYRIWRDGKLAEEVSDATQAWGEHDDMVAFLIGCSFTFETALQEAGIDVRHITDGCNVPMYRTHRACRPAGRLHGEMVVSMRPIPADRVAQAASISGRYPSVHGAPVHIGEPALLGIQDLNRPDFGDAVRIEPGEIPVFWACGVTPQAAVMASGVPFAITHSPGHMFITDVPDSTYHV; encoded by the coding sequence ATGAGAGCCTTCGATCTCGCCCGCCAGGTGGCGATTGCCGCTGCCCGCGATGCACGCACCACTTACCGGAATGGCCTGGTCGCCCCCACGGCGGGTATCGCACCGGGCATGACCCAGGCCAACCTGATCGCCCTGCCGCGCGCCTGGGCGTACGACTTCTTGCTATACGCCCAGCGCAATCCCAAAGCCTGCCCGATCCTTGACGTCAGCGATGCCGGCAGCCCGAGTACGCTGCTGGCTGAAGGGGCGGACCTGCGCACCGACATCCCGCTGTACCGCATCTGGCGCGATGGAAAGCTGGCCGAGGAAGTCAGTGATGCCACTCAGGCCTGGGGCGAACACGACGACATGGTGGCCTTTTTGATCGGCTGCAGCTTTACCTTTGAAACAGCCCTGCAAGAGGCCGGCATCGACGTGCGGCATATCACCGATGGCTGCAACGTACCGATGTACCGGACCCACCGTGCCTGCCGTCCGGCCGGACGTCTGCACGGTGAAATGGTGGTGTCCATGCGCCCGATCCCGGCCGATCGTGTAGCGCAGGCCGCGAGTATTTCCGGGCGTTATCCTTCGGTCCATGGTGCCCCGGTGCACATCGGCGAGCCCGCGCTGCTCGGCATCCAGGACTTGAATCGACCCGATTTCGGTGACGCCGTTCGTATCGAACCCGGCGAAATCCCGGTGTTCTGGGCCTGCGGTGTAACGCCCCAGGCAGCGGTCATGGCGTCAGGCGTGCCCTTCGCCATCACCCATTCGCCGGGCCATATGTTCATCACCGATGTGCCTGACAGCACCTACCACGTCTAG
- the tesB gene encoding acyl-CoA thioesterase II, giving the protein MSHVLEDLVDLLTLEPIEENLFRGRSQDLGFRQLFGGQVLGQSLSAASQTVEEARHVHSMHGYFLRPGDAALPVVYQVDRVRDGGSFSTRRVTAIQKGNPIFTCSASFQYDEQGFEHQNSMPQVVGPENLPSELELTQQRAHLLPEHMREKLLCPKPIEVRPVTEKDPYNPQPADPVKYVWFRADGALADSPALHKYLLAYASDFGLLTTSMLPHGKSVWQKDMQVASLDHALWFHADLRADDWLLYAMDSPGAGNSRGFSRGSVFNRAGQLVASVTQEGLIRHRKDWA; this is encoded by the coding sequence ATGAGCCACGTGTTGGAAGATCTGGTCGACCTGCTGACCCTGGAACCCATCGAAGAGAACCTGTTTCGCGGTCGCAGTCAGGACCTGGGGTTTCGCCAGTTGTTCGGCGGCCAGGTGCTGGGCCAGTCACTGTCGGCGGCCAGCCAGACTGTGGAAGAGGCCCGTCATGTGCATTCGATGCACGGTTACTTCCTGCGTCCGGGCGATGCGGCGTTGCCGGTGGTCTACCAGGTGGACCGGGTGCGTGACGGCGGCAGTTTCAGCACCCGCCGGGTCACGGCGATCCAGAAGGGCAACCCGATTTTCACGTGCAGCGCTTCGTTTCAATACGACGAGCAGGGTTTTGAGCACCAGAACTCCATGCCCCAGGTGGTCGGGCCGGAGAACCTGCCTTCGGAACTGGAACTGACCCAGCAGCGGGCGCATTTGCTGCCCGAGCACATGCGGGAAAAACTGCTGTGTCCCAAACCGATCGAGGTGCGCCCGGTTACCGAAAAAGATCCCTACAATCCGCAACCGGCCGATCCGGTCAAGTACGTATGGTTCCGGGCTGATGGCGCTTTGGCAGACTCGCCGGCCCTGCATAAATACCTGCTGGCCTACGCCTCGGACTTCGGTTTGCTGACCACCTCAATGCTGCCCCACGGCAAATCGGTTTGGCAAAAGGACATGCAGGTCGCCAGCCTCGACCACGCCTTGTGGTTCCATGCCGATCTGCGCGCCGATGACTGGTTGCTCTATGCGATGGACAGCCCGGGGGCCGGCAACTCCCGTGGGTTCTCCCGTGGCAGCGTGTTCAATCGCGCCGGACAGTTGGTGGCATCGGTGACCCAGGAAGGCCTGATTCGCCACCGCAAGGACTGGGCATGA